The following is a genomic window from Lysinibacillus sp. JNUCC-52.
CGATATTATAGGTACATTAGCGAAAGAAGCAGCCGAACAGGATATGGAAGTAATTATCGTGTCAGGAGATCGCGATCTTACACAGCTCGCAACAGAGAAGGTAACAGTGTACATTACGAAAAAAGGGATTACTGAAATAGAAAAAAATACGCCTGCCTTTATCGAAGAAAAGTACGGCTTAACGCCTCTTCAAATTATAGACATGAAGGGCCTCATGGGGGATGCTTCAGATAACATTCCTGGAGTACCTGGTGTTGGGGAAAAAACAGCAGTTAAATTGCTAAAAGAGCATGGTTCAGTTGAGGCACTATATGAAGCAATGGACACGTTAAAAGCTTCAAAGATGAAAGAAAAGCTTGTTGCAAATGAAGAACAGGCACTTATGAGTAAAAAGCTTGCTACAATATTCACAGAGGCACCAATCGAAATTACTTTTAATGATCTTGCCTATAGTGGGCCAAATGAAGAAGAGCTAATTAGTGTATGGCAGGAATTGGGCTTTAAATCACTACTTGAAAAAAGTGATTTTTCTGTGGAAGAAGAACAACGTGCGCCATTTGCCTATGACATTGTGCAAGATGTACAGCAAGAGCATTTAAAGGATGTTATGGCAATTCACTTAGAGTTAGAGGACGAGCATTATCATACATGTCAGCAGTTAGGTATCGCATTAACTGATGGTACGGATACATTTTATGTGCCGTTCGATGCTGCTTCTAAATCAGACGTGTTGCGTCGCTGGCTAGAGGATGAAACGAAAACTAAATATATTTCAGATACAAAGGCTGCTCAGGCAGCTTTAAAACGTGCGGGTATTCGTTTAGCAGGAGTCGAGTTTGATTTATTGCTAGCTTCTTATATCAATAACCCTGCACTTAGCGGTGATGATGTAGCTACATTAGCAAAAGACCTTGGCTATCGTGAAGTGCAAGCAAATGAGACAGTCTATGGCAAAGGAGCAAAGCGTGCCATACCAGCTATCGATGCATTAGCAGAACATGCTAGCCGAAAAGTATTTGCTGTGTGGACATTACAACCTAAGCTAGAGGCACTGCTAAAGGAAAACGAACAGTTTGAATTGTATAAAAATCTAGAACTACCATTAGCTTCGATTTTAAGTGAAATGGAAAGTGAAGGCATTACAGTGAACCGTGCTACACTTGAAACAATGGGGCAAGAGTTGAGTAATAAGCTAGTCGTGATTGAGCAGGAAATTTATGCGGAGGCAGGAGAAGCGTTTAACATTAATTCACCAAAGCAGTTAGGCGTTATTCTTTTCGATAAGCTTGGTTTACCTGTTATTAAAAAAACGAAAACAGGCTATTCCACAGCGGCAGATGTGTTGGAAAAATTAAAGCCTGAACATGCCATTATCGAGCATATTTTACTTTATCGTCAGCTTGGTAAGTTACAATCTACTTATATTGAAGGCTTGCTAAAAGAAATTCATGAAAAGGACAGCAAAGTGCATACACGCTTCCAGCAGGCACTAACATCAACAGGTCGTCTAAGTTCAACAGATCCAAATCTACAAAATATTCCAATTCGTTTAGAGGAAGGTCGTAAAATTCGTCAAGCATTTGTGCCATCACAAGAAGATTGGATTTTATTCTCTGCCGACTACTCTCAAATCGAACTGCGTGTGTTAGCACATATGTCAGAGGATAAAAACTTAGTCGAAGCTTTCCGCGAAGGTATGGATGTTCATACACGTACAGCAATGGACGTTTTCCATGTGACTGCAGAAGAAGTGGATAGCAATATGCGTAGGGCTGCTAAAGCTGTTAACTTTGGAATTGTTTATGGTATTAGTGATTATGGTTTATCACAAAATTTAGATATTACACGGAAGGAAGCAGCTATTTTTATTGAGAAATATTTTGCCAGCTTCCCAGGTGTTAAAAAATATATGGATGAAATTGTGCAAGATGCGAAATTTAATGGTTATGTTACAACGTTATTGAATCGCCGTCGTTATTTACCAGATATTACGAGTTCCAATTTCAATCTACGTAGCTTTGCAGAACGTACAGCGATGAATACGCCTATTCAAGGAAGTGCTGCAGATATTATTAAAAAAGCAATGATCGATATGGATGCTCGTTTGAAAAAGGAAAACATGCAAGCGAAGCTTCTTCTACAGGTGCACGATGAATTAATTTTTGAAGCACCTAGGGAGGAAATTGCATTACTAGAAAAAATCGTACCAGAAGTTATGGAAAATGCCATTGAACTGAGCGTTCCATTAAAAGTGGACTTCGACTTTGGGGCAACATGGTACGATGCAAAGTAAGGAGGGGTTAAAATGCCTGAATTACCAGAGGTAGAAGGAGTTGTACAGGCATTAAAGCCAGAAATTGAAGGCCGCACTATAAAGCAAGTCCAACTTTCAGAAGTTATTCGCTTTTCCTATGATGAAGGAAAGCAATGTATAGTGAAGCAAGCAGAGCCAGATGCATTTGA
Proteins encoded in this region:
- the polA gene encoding DNA polymerase I, producing the protein MTKEKLLLLDGNSLAYRAFFALPLLTNDSGIHTNAVYGFTTMLQRILEEEQPTKMLVAFDAGKTTFRHDTFTEYKGGRQKTPPELSEQFPYIRKLIDAYGIKRYELEMYEADDIIGTLAKEAAEQDMEVIIVSGDRDLTQLATEKVTVYITKKGITEIEKNTPAFIEEKYGLTPLQIIDMKGLMGDASDNIPGVPGVGEKTAVKLLKEHGSVEALYEAMDTLKASKMKEKLVANEEQALMSKKLATIFTEAPIEITFNDLAYSGPNEEELISVWQELGFKSLLEKSDFSVEEEQRAPFAYDIVQDVQQEHLKDVMAIHLELEDEHYHTCQQLGIALTDGTDTFYVPFDAASKSDVLRRWLEDETKTKYISDTKAAQAALKRAGIRLAGVEFDLLLASYINNPALSGDDVATLAKDLGYREVQANETVYGKGAKRAIPAIDALAEHASRKVFAVWTLQPKLEALLKENEQFELYKNLELPLASILSEMESEGITVNRATLETMGQELSNKLVVIEQEIYAEAGEAFNINSPKQLGVILFDKLGLPVIKKTKTGYSTAADVLEKLKPEHAIIEHILLYRQLGKLQSTYIEGLLKEIHEKDSKVHTRFQQALTSTGRLSSTDPNLQNIPIRLEEGRKIRQAFVPSQEDWILFSADYSQIELRVLAHMSEDKNLVEAFREGMDVHTRTAMDVFHVTAEEVDSNMRRAAKAVNFGIVYGISDYGLSQNLDITRKEAAIFIEKYFASFPGVKKYMDEIVQDAKFNGYVTTLLNRRRYLPDITSSNFNLRSFAERTAMNTPIQGSAADIIKKAMIDMDARLKKENMQAKLLLQVHDELIFEAPREEIALLEKIVPEVMENAIELSVPLKVDFDFGATWYDAK